A DNA window from Carassius gibelio isolate Cgi1373 ecotype wild population from Czech Republic chromosome A6, carGib1.2-hapl.c, whole genome shotgun sequence contains the following coding sequences:
- the LOC128015763 gene encoding arginine-glutamic acid dipeptide repeats protein isoform X1, which produces MDDLFSPRRQLNSTQGEIRVGPSHQAKLPELQPPPAHGTESVTENEELVWAPGVNDCDLLMYLRAARSMAAFAGMCDGGSTEDGCLAASRDDTTLNALNTLHESQYDAAKALQCLVKKPVPKLIEKSWSEDEVKRFIKGLRQYGKNFFKIRKELLPSKKTGELITFYYYWKKTPEAVAARPHRQQRRQPVSRKVKTRNATAAANATSRTSSMELSSASEDDLDSEDSEQGGKGQACSHCLTTSSKDWHHGGRDNVLLCSSCHSHFSKHRRLPPVPKPADPPYLFKPVKEEEEGVRHGMKTRRSRVPSHISSLRSGRNRPTGSPERDMSPTLEDVRSNGQPPRASSTAMATRASSSDIKNGVAGKTNKKIKVEASIEKGVKRQRESAAPDADEPERKNMKRPKNHEGPDSPSEGEGEGESSDSRSANDDGSSDTKDIDQDNRSSSPSLASPLQANESDSDSPAPPPAPGSTPQTQPQQPAATPTTHAPSETPPSPQPSLPESSSAPSPGASTAISKAPSLEVSQEVLSPTTFRSGPRGPEAPTSYSNSSSQQVQCPGQGQSFPVPLNYQHNSGQLQNPSSGVNPPSGFASRPLHLQRESPLPPLPSTAASQIKPPPTTPIPPSHKPPPHLSAPPPHFLQIHPNLPPPPALKPLASLPSQHLPCSQPPPLHIIPQNHPAQPSVLTQSQCQQVKGHSSGAPPTASSSQPLLPQNRPAPESTASFPLYTSPVPAHQPSTSSSASTPVGQAHIKEEPIDEEEECDSPPPPRRSPSPVPTVVDIPSHASQSARFIKHLSRGYNSCSRTDLYFTPLASSKLAKKREEAAERSRREAELSARQGRERERERERERERERERERERERDSDKASRASSSSHDGRIGEHLLAAHVQPGRPSFEPPTTVAAVPPYLGPDTPALRTLSEYARPHVMSPSNRNHPFFMPLGPGEHLLAYHMPGLYAADPALRERELRELREREIRERMKPGFEIKPPELENPLHPSANHMEHFARHGALPLPHVAGPHPFAQFHPAMDRSIAAPPRPEISYAERLTAERLHAERMASVAAGDPVARLQMLNVTPHHHQHSHIHSHLHLHQQDLLNQGENLFRSHFFQESKWKYQCICLLAQGPHPLVDPLAAGPPLARFPYPPGAISNPLLSELPNEHEMLRHPLFGTPFPRELPGPLAPMSAAHQLQAMQAQSAELQRLALEQQWLHGHAHLHSAPLPSQEDYYSRLRKEGDKQS; this is translated from the exons ATGGACGACCTGTTCAGTCCGCGAag GCAGCTGAACAGCACACAAGGAGAGATTAGAGTGGGACCAAGTCATCAG GCCAAGCTACCTGAATTACAGCCACCACCTGCTCATGGAACAGAGTCTGTCACAGAAAATGAGGAGCTGGTGTGGGCACCTGGGGTCAATGACTGTGACCTTCTCATGTACCTACGTGCTGCCAG GAGCATGGCAGCGTTTGCAGGGATGTGTGATGGAGGTTCAACAGAGGATGGTTGTCTTGCAGCTTCACGGGATGATACCacattaaatgctttaaatacG CTCCATGAAAGCCAATATGATGCAGCCAAAGCCCTGCAGTGTCTGGTGAAGAAACCTGTTCCAAAACTCATTGAGAAAAGCTGGTCAGAAGATGAAGTG AAACGGTTTATCAAAGGTCTCAGACAGTATGGCAAAAACTTCTTTAAGATCCGTAAGGAGCTGCTGCCTAGTAAGAAAACG GGTGAGCTAATCACATTCTACTACTACTGGAAGAAAACTCCTGAAGCCGTGGCAGCACGACCTCATCGGCAGCAGAGAAGGCAGCCAGTGTCTCGCAAAGTGAAAACTCGCAACGCGACCGCTGCAGCCAATGCAACATCTCGCACTTCTTCCA TGGAACTTAGTTCAGCGAGTGAAGATGATCTGGATAGTGAAGATAGTGAGCAGGGTGGCAAAGGTCAAGCCTGCAGTCACTGTCTAACCACTA GCTCCAAAGACTGGCATCATGGAGGGAGAGACAATGTCTTGCTGTGCTCTAGTTGCCACTCTCACTTCAGCAAGCATCGGCGCCTGCCACCTGTTCCTAAACCAGCAGATCCGCCCTACCTCTTCAAACCTGtcaaagaagaggaagagggagtCAGACATGGGATGAAGACCCGTCGGAGCCGGGTGCCATCACAT ATTTCATCTCTTCGAAGTGGGCGCAACAGACCAACCGGAAGTCCCGAGAGGGACATGTCTCCCACCCTCGAGGATGTGCGATCTAATGGACAGCCCCCCAGAGCCAGTTCCACTGCGATGGCAACCAGGGCTTCCAGCTCCGATATCAAGAATGGAGTGGCTGGGAAGACTAACAAG AAGATAAAAGTAGAGGCATCTATAGAAAAGGGTGTGAAAAGACAGAGAGAGTCAGCAGCTCCGGATGCAGATGAGCCTGAAAGAAAAAACATGAAACGACCCAAGAATCAT GAGGGTCCTGATTCTCCATCAGAAGGTGAGGGTGAAGGCGAGAGCTCAGATAGCCGCAGTGCCAATGATGATGGCAGCAGCGACACTAAAGACATTGATCAGGACAACCGCAGTTCTTCCCCCAGTCTGGCAAGTCCCCTGCAGGCCAACGAAAGTGACTCGGACTCCCCAGCACCACCCCCTGCACCAGGCTCAACCCCACAAACCCAACCCCAGCAGCCTGCTGCTACACCCACAACACATGCCCCCTCTGAAACACCACCATCTCCTCAGCCCTCTTTGCCTGAATCCTCATCTGCCCCTTCACCTGGAGCTTCTACCGCCATCTCGAAGGCACCATCCCTAGAGGTTTCCCAGGAGGTTTTATCTCCAACCACTTTCAGAAGCGGTCCCAGGGGACCCGAAGCCCCCACCTCTTATTCAAACTCCTCGTCTCAGCAGGTGCAGTGTCCAGGGCAGGGGCAGTCATTTCCTGTGCCGCTCAATTATCAGCACAATTCAGGTCAGCTGCAGAATCCTTCATCCGGCGTGAATCCTCCATCAGGGTTTGCTTCCAGACCACTCCACCTTCAAAGAGAgagccctcttcctcctcttccctcTACAGCAGCATCCCAAATCAAGCCCCCTCCGACCACTCCAATTCCACCTTCTCACAAGCCGCCCCCTCACCTTTCTGCACCTCCACCCCATTTCCTGCAGATCCATCCCAATTTGCCTCCACCTCCTGCTCTAAAGCCTCTTGCTTCCTTGCCCTCACAGCACTTGCCTTGTTCCCAGCCTCCTCCGTTGCACATAATTCCACAAAATCACCCCGCTCAACCTTCAGTTCTGACTCAGTCACAGTGCcagcaggtcaaaggtcattccAGTGGTGCCCCTCCAACTGCATCGAGTTCTCAACCATTGCTCCCACAAAATCGTCCTGCTCCTGAGTCCACTGCTTCATTTCCTCTTTACACTTCTCCTGTCCCTGCCCATCAGCCTTCCACTTCCTCCTCAGCAAGCACTCCTGTTGGACAGGCTCATATTAAAGAGGAACCGATTGATGAGGAGGAAGAGTGTGATAGCCCACCTCCGCCTCGCAGGAGTCCCTCTCCAGTACCAACAGTGGTTGATATACCCAGTCATGCAAGTCAGTCAGCAAG ATTCATCAAACACCTCAGCCGAGGTTACAACTCTTGCTCTCGCACAGACCTGTACTTCACCCCACTGGCCTCCTCAAAACTGGCCAAAAAACGAGAGGAAGCTGCTGAAAGATCTAGAAGAGAAGCAGAGCTGAGCGCTCGACAGGGacgggaaagagaaagagaaagagagcgtgagagggagagagaaagagagcgggagCGAGAAAGGGAGAGAGACTCTGATAAAGCCTCT CGTGCGTCAAGCTCATCACACGATGGCCGAATAGGTGAACACCTGCTTGCTGCCCATGTGCAACCAGGCCGTCCATCATTCGAACCTCCAACCACTGTGGCTGCAGTCCCACCATATCTCGGCCCTGACACTCCAGCCCTCCGCACACTCAGCGAGTACGCCCGCCCCCACGTCATGTCACCCAGCAACCGCAACCATCCTTTCTTCATGCCGCTTGGGCCAGGTGAGCACCTTCTGGCTTATCACATGCCAGGGCTGTACGCAGCAGACCCAGCCCTTCGAGAGCGAGAGCTTCGTGAGCttcgagagagagagatccgAGAAAGAATGAAGCCTGGATTTGAGATAAAACCGCCAGAGCTTGAGAACCCACTTCATCCGTCGGCAAATCACATGGAGCATTTTGCCCGCCATGGTGCCCTGCCTCTGCCTCATGTGGCTGGGCCTCACCCCTTCGCTCAGTTCCACCCAGCCATGGACCGCAGCATAGCGGCACCCCCTCGGCCAGAAATCAGCTATGCTGAGCGTTTGACAGCTGAACGGCTTCATGCTGAAAGGATGGCCTCTGTTGCTGCTGGTGACCCTGTTGCACGGCTACAGATGCTCAACGTTACACCACACCACCACCAGCACTCACATATACACTCCCATCTTCATCTGCACCAACAGGACCTTCTCAACCAAGGTGAGAACTTATTTAGATCACATTTTTTTCAAGAAAGTAAATGGAAATATCAATGTATTTGTCTTTTAGCCCAAGGGCCTCATCCTCTGGTGGACCCATTGGCTGCTGGCCCCCCTCTGGCACGATTCCCCTACCCACCTGGAGCCATCTCCAACCCCCTACTCAGTGAGTTACCCAATGAGCATGAAATGCTCCGCCACCCTCTGTTTG GAACACCATTCCCCAGAGAGTTACCAGGACCCCTGGCTCCGATGTCAGCTGCGCATCAGTTGCAGGCAATGCAGGCACAGTCAGCAGAGCTGCAGAGGCTGGCCCTGGAGCAGCAGTGGCTACATGGACATGCACACTTACATAGTGCTCCTCTCCCCAGCCAAGAAGACTACTACAG CCGTCTGAGGAAAGAGGGAGACAAGCAGTCCTGA
- the LOC128015763 gene encoding arginine-glutamic acid dipeptide repeats protein isoform X2, which translates to MDDLFSPRRQLNSTQGEIRVGPSHQAKLPELQPPPAHGTESVTENEELVWAPGVNDCDLLMYLRAARSMAAFAGMCDGGSTEDGCLAASRDDTTLNALNTLHESQYDAAKALQCLVKKPVPKLIEKSWSEDEVKRFIKGLRQYGKNFFKIRKELLPSKKTGELITFYYYWKKTPEAVAARPHRQQRRQPVSRKVKTRNATAAANATSRTSSMELSSASEDDLDSEDSEQGGKGQACSHCLTTSSKDWHHGGRDNVLLCSSCHSHFSKHRRLPPVPKPADPPYLFKPVKEEEEGVRHGMKTRRSRVPSHISSLRSGRNRPTGSPERDMSPTLEDVRSNGQPPRASSTAMATRASSSDIKNGVAGKTNKKIKVEASIEKGVKRQRESAAPDADEPERKNMKRPKNHEGPDSPSEGEGEGESSDSRSANDDGSSDTKDIDQDNRSSSPSLASPLQANESDSDSPAPPPAPGSTPQTQPQQPAATPTTHAPSETPPSPQPSLPESSSAPSPGASTAISKAPSLEVSQEVLSPTTFRSGPRGPEAPTSYSNSSSQQVQCPGQGQSFPVPLNYQHNSGQLQNPSSGVNPPSGFASRPLHLQRESPLPPLPSTAASQIKPPPTTPIPPSHKPPPHLSAPPPHFLQIHPNLPPPPALKPLASLPSQHLPCSQPPPLHIIPQNHPAQPSVLTQSQCQQVKGHSSGAPPTASSSQPLLPQNRPAPESTASFPLYTSPVPAHQPSTSSSASTPVGQAHIKEEPIDEEEECDSPPPPRRSPSPVPTVVDIPSHASQSARFIKHLSRGYNSCSRTDLYFTPLASSKLAKKREEAAERSRREAELSARQGRERERERERERERERERERERERDSDKASRASSSSHDGRIGEHLLAAHVQPGRPSFEPPTTVAAVPPYLGPDTPALRTLSEYARPHVMSPSNRNHPFFMPLGPGEHLLAYHMPGLYAADPALRERELRELREREIRERMKPGFEIKPPELENPLHPSANHMEHFARHGALPLPHVAGPHPFAQFHPAMDRSIAAPPRPEISYAERLTAERLHAERMASVAAGDPVARLQMLNVTPHHHQHSHIHSHLHLHQQDLLNQAQGPHPLVDPLAAGPPLARFPYPPGAISNPLLSELPNEHEMLRHPLFGTPFPRELPGPLAPMSAAHQLQAMQAQSAELQRLALEQQWLHGHAHLHSAPLPSQEDYYSRLRKEGDKQS; encoded by the exons ATGGACGACCTGTTCAGTCCGCGAag GCAGCTGAACAGCACACAAGGAGAGATTAGAGTGGGACCAAGTCATCAG GCCAAGCTACCTGAATTACAGCCACCACCTGCTCATGGAACAGAGTCTGTCACAGAAAATGAGGAGCTGGTGTGGGCACCTGGGGTCAATGACTGTGACCTTCTCATGTACCTACGTGCTGCCAG GAGCATGGCAGCGTTTGCAGGGATGTGTGATGGAGGTTCAACAGAGGATGGTTGTCTTGCAGCTTCACGGGATGATACCacattaaatgctttaaatacG CTCCATGAAAGCCAATATGATGCAGCCAAAGCCCTGCAGTGTCTGGTGAAGAAACCTGTTCCAAAACTCATTGAGAAAAGCTGGTCAGAAGATGAAGTG AAACGGTTTATCAAAGGTCTCAGACAGTATGGCAAAAACTTCTTTAAGATCCGTAAGGAGCTGCTGCCTAGTAAGAAAACG GGTGAGCTAATCACATTCTACTACTACTGGAAGAAAACTCCTGAAGCCGTGGCAGCACGACCTCATCGGCAGCAGAGAAGGCAGCCAGTGTCTCGCAAAGTGAAAACTCGCAACGCGACCGCTGCAGCCAATGCAACATCTCGCACTTCTTCCA TGGAACTTAGTTCAGCGAGTGAAGATGATCTGGATAGTGAAGATAGTGAGCAGGGTGGCAAAGGTCAAGCCTGCAGTCACTGTCTAACCACTA GCTCCAAAGACTGGCATCATGGAGGGAGAGACAATGTCTTGCTGTGCTCTAGTTGCCACTCTCACTTCAGCAAGCATCGGCGCCTGCCACCTGTTCCTAAACCAGCAGATCCGCCCTACCTCTTCAAACCTGtcaaagaagaggaagagggagtCAGACATGGGATGAAGACCCGTCGGAGCCGGGTGCCATCACAT ATTTCATCTCTTCGAAGTGGGCGCAACAGACCAACCGGAAGTCCCGAGAGGGACATGTCTCCCACCCTCGAGGATGTGCGATCTAATGGACAGCCCCCCAGAGCCAGTTCCACTGCGATGGCAACCAGGGCTTCCAGCTCCGATATCAAGAATGGAGTGGCTGGGAAGACTAACAAG AAGATAAAAGTAGAGGCATCTATAGAAAAGGGTGTGAAAAGACAGAGAGAGTCAGCAGCTCCGGATGCAGATGAGCCTGAAAGAAAAAACATGAAACGACCCAAGAATCAT GAGGGTCCTGATTCTCCATCAGAAGGTGAGGGTGAAGGCGAGAGCTCAGATAGCCGCAGTGCCAATGATGATGGCAGCAGCGACACTAAAGACATTGATCAGGACAACCGCAGTTCTTCCCCCAGTCTGGCAAGTCCCCTGCAGGCCAACGAAAGTGACTCGGACTCCCCAGCACCACCCCCTGCACCAGGCTCAACCCCACAAACCCAACCCCAGCAGCCTGCTGCTACACCCACAACACATGCCCCCTCTGAAACACCACCATCTCCTCAGCCCTCTTTGCCTGAATCCTCATCTGCCCCTTCACCTGGAGCTTCTACCGCCATCTCGAAGGCACCATCCCTAGAGGTTTCCCAGGAGGTTTTATCTCCAACCACTTTCAGAAGCGGTCCCAGGGGACCCGAAGCCCCCACCTCTTATTCAAACTCCTCGTCTCAGCAGGTGCAGTGTCCAGGGCAGGGGCAGTCATTTCCTGTGCCGCTCAATTATCAGCACAATTCAGGTCAGCTGCAGAATCCTTCATCCGGCGTGAATCCTCCATCAGGGTTTGCTTCCAGACCACTCCACCTTCAAAGAGAgagccctcttcctcctcttccctcTACAGCAGCATCCCAAATCAAGCCCCCTCCGACCACTCCAATTCCACCTTCTCACAAGCCGCCCCCTCACCTTTCTGCACCTCCACCCCATTTCCTGCAGATCCATCCCAATTTGCCTCCACCTCCTGCTCTAAAGCCTCTTGCTTCCTTGCCCTCACAGCACTTGCCTTGTTCCCAGCCTCCTCCGTTGCACATAATTCCACAAAATCACCCCGCTCAACCTTCAGTTCTGACTCAGTCACAGTGCcagcaggtcaaaggtcattccAGTGGTGCCCCTCCAACTGCATCGAGTTCTCAACCATTGCTCCCACAAAATCGTCCTGCTCCTGAGTCCACTGCTTCATTTCCTCTTTACACTTCTCCTGTCCCTGCCCATCAGCCTTCCACTTCCTCCTCAGCAAGCACTCCTGTTGGACAGGCTCATATTAAAGAGGAACCGATTGATGAGGAGGAAGAGTGTGATAGCCCACCTCCGCCTCGCAGGAGTCCCTCTCCAGTACCAACAGTGGTTGATATACCCAGTCATGCAAGTCAGTCAGCAAG ATTCATCAAACACCTCAGCCGAGGTTACAACTCTTGCTCTCGCACAGACCTGTACTTCACCCCACTGGCCTCCTCAAAACTGGCCAAAAAACGAGAGGAAGCTGCTGAAAGATCTAGAAGAGAAGCAGAGCTGAGCGCTCGACAGGGacgggaaagagaaagagaaagagagcgtgagagggagagagaaagagagcgggagCGAGAAAGGGAGAGAGACTCTGATAAAGCCTCT CGTGCGTCAAGCTCATCACACGATGGCCGAATAGGTGAACACCTGCTTGCTGCCCATGTGCAACCAGGCCGTCCATCATTCGAACCTCCAACCACTGTGGCTGCAGTCCCACCATATCTCGGCCCTGACACTCCAGCCCTCCGCACACTCAGCGAGTACGCCCGCCCCCACGTCATGTCACCCAGCAACCGCAACCATCCTTTCTTCATGCCGCTTGGGCCAGGTGAGCACCTTCTGGCTTATCACATGCCAGGGCTGTACGCAGCAGACCCAGCCCTTCGAGAGCGAGAGCTTCGTGAGCttcgagagagagagatccgAGAAAGAATGAAGCCTGGATTTGAGATAAAACCGCCAGAGCTTGAGAACCCACTTCATCCGTCGGCAAATCACATGGAGCATTTTGCCCGCCATGGTGCCCTGCCTCTGCCTCATGTGGCTGGGCCTCACCCCTTCGCTCAGTTCCACCCAGCCATGGACCGCAGCATAGCGGCACCCCCTCGGCCAGAAATCAGCTATGCTGAGCGTTTGACAGCTGAACGGCTTCATGCTGAAAGGATGGCCTCTGTTGCTGCTGGTGACCCTGTTGCACGGCTACAGATGCTCAACGTTACACCACACCACCACCAGCACTCACATATACACTCCCATCTTCATCTGCACCAACAGGACCTTCTCAACCAAG CCCAAGGGCCTCATCCTCTGGTGGACCCATTGGCTGCTGGCCCCCCTCTGGCACGATTCCCCTACCCACCTGGAGCCATCTCCAACCCCCTACTCAGTGAGTTACCCAATGAGCATGAAATGCTCCGCCACCCTCTGTTTG GAACACCATTCCCCAGAGAGTTACCAGGACCCCTGGCTCCGATGTCAGCTGCGCATCAGTTGCAGGCAATGCAGGCACAGTCAGCAGAGCTGCAGAGGCTGGCCCTGGAGCAGCAGTGGCTACATGGACATGCACACTTACATAGTGCTCCTCTCCCCAGCCAAGAAGACTACTACAG CCGTCTGAGGAAAGAGGGAGACAAGCAGTCCTGA
- the LOC128015763 gene encoding arginine-glutamic acid dipeptide repeats protein isoform X3 encodes MDDLFSPRRQLNSTQGEIRVGPSHQAKLPELQPPPAHGTESVTENEELVWAPGVNDCDLLMYLRAARSMAAFAGMCDGGSTEDGCLAASRDDTTLNALNTLHESQYDAAKALQCLVKKPVPKLIEKSWSEDEVKRFIKGLRQYGKNFFKIRKELLPSKKTGELITFYYYWKKTPEAVAARPHRQQRRQPVSRKVKTRNATAAANATSRTSSMELSSASEDDLDSEDSEQGGKGQACSHCLTTSSKDWHHGGRDNVLLCSSCHSHFSKHRRLPPVPKPADPPYLFKPVKEEEEGVRHGMKTRRSRVPSHISSLRSGRNRPTGSPERDMSPTLEDVRSNGQPPRASSTAMATRASSSDIKNGVAGKTNKKIKVEASIEKGVKRQRESAAPDADEPERKNMKRPKNHEGPDSPSEGEGEGESSDSRSANDDGSSDTKDIDQDNRSSSPSLASPLQANESDSDSPAPPPAPGSTPQTQPQQPAATPTTHAPSETPPSPQPSLPESSSAPSPGASTAISKAPSLEVSQEVLSPTTFRSGPRGPEAPTSYSNSSSQQVQCPGQGQSFPVPLNYQHNSGQLQNPSSGVNPPSGFASRPLHLQRESPLPPLPSTAASQIKPPPTTPIPPSHKPPPHLSAPPPHFLQIHPNLPPPPALKPLASLPSQHLPCSQPPPLHIIPQNHPAQPSVLTQSQCQQVKGHSSGAPPTASSSQPLLPQNRPAPESTASFPLYTSPVPAHQPSTSSSASTPVGQAHIKEEPIDEEEECDSPPPPRRSPSPVPTVVDIPSHASQSARFIKHLSRGYNSCSRTDLYFTPLASSKLAKKREEAAERSRREAELSARQGRERERERERERERERERERERERDSDKASRASSSSHDGRIGEHLLAAHVQPGRPSFEPPTTVAAVPPYLGPDTPALRTLSEYARPHVMSPSNRNHPFFMPLGPGEHLLAYHMPGLYAADPALRERELRELREREIRERMKPGFEIKPPELENPLHPSANHMEHFARHGALPLPHVAGPHPFAQFHPAMDRSIAAPPRPEISYAERLTAERLHAERMASVAAGDPVARLQMLNVTPHHHQHSHIHSHLHLHQQDLLNQAQGPHPLVDPLAAGPPLARFPYPPGAISNPLLRTPFPRELPGPLAPMSAAHQLQAMQAQSAELQRLALEQQWLHGHAHLHSAPLPSQEDYYSRLRKEGDKQS; translated from the exons ATGGACGACCTGTTCAGTCCGCGAag GCAGCTGAACAGCACACAAGGAGAGATTAGAGTGGGACCAAGTCATCAG GCCAAGCTACCTGAATTACAGCCACCACCTGCTCATGGAACAGAGTCTGTCACAGAAAATGAGGAGCTGGTGTGGGCACCTGGGGTCAATGACTGTGACCTTCTCATGTACCTACGTGCTGCCAG GAGCATGGCAGCGTTTGCAGGGATGTGTGATGGAGGTTCAACAGAGGATGGTTGTCTTGCAGCTTCACGGGATGATACCacattaaatgctttaaatacG CTCCATGAAAGCCAATATGATGCAGCCAAAGCCCTGCAGTGTCTGGTGAAGAAACCTGTTCCAAAACTCATTGAGAAAAGCTGGTCAGAAGATGAAGTG AAACGGTTTATCAAAGGTCTCAGACAGTATGGCAAAAACTTCTTTAAGATCCGTAAGGAGCTGCTGCCTAGTAAGAAAACG GGTGAGCTAATCACATTCTACTACTACTGGAAGAAAACTCCTGAAGCCGTGGCAGCACGACCTCATCGGCAGCAGAGAAGGCAGCCAGTGTCTCGCAAAGTGAAAACTCGCAACGCGACCGCTGCAGCCAATGCAACATCTCGCACTTCTTCCA TGGAACTTAGTTCAGCGAGTGAAGATGATCTGGATAGTGAAGATAGTGAGCAGGGTGGCAAAGGTCAAGCCTGCAGTCACTGTCTAACCACTA GCTCCAAAGACTGGCATCATGGAGGGAGAGACAATGTCTTGCTGTGCTCTAGTTGCCACTCTCACTTCAGCAAGCATCGGCGCCTGCCACCTGTTCCTAAACCAGCAGATCCGCCCTACCTCTTCAAACCTGtcaaagaagaggaagagggagtCAGACATGGGATGAAGACCCGTCGGAGCCGGGTGCCATCACAT ATTTCATCTCTTCGAAGTGGGCGCAACAGACCAACCGGAAGTCCCGAGAGGGACATGTCTCCCACCCTCGAGGATGTGCGATCTAATGGACAGCCCCCCAGAGCCAGTTCCACTGCGATGGCAACCAGGGCTTCCAGCTCCGATATCAAGAATGGAGTGGCTGGGAAGACTAACAAG AAGATAAAAGTAGAGGCATCTATAGAAAAGGGTGTGAAAAGACAGAGAGAGTCAGCAGCTCCGGATGCAGATGAGCCTGAAAGAAAAAACATGAAACGACCCAAGAATCAT GAGGGTCCTGATTCTCCATCAGAAGGTGAGGGTGAAGGCGAGAGCTCAGATAGCCGCAGTGCCAATGATGATGGCAGCAGCGACACTAAAGACATTGATCAGGACAACCGCAGTTCTTCCCCCAGTCTGGCAAGTCCCCTGCAGGCCAACGAAAGTGACTCGGACTCCCCAGCACCACCCCCTGCACCAGGCTCAACCCCACAAACCCAACCCCAGCAGCCTGCTGCTACACCCACAACACATGCCCCCTCTGAAACACCACCATCTCCTCAGCCCTCTTTGCCTGAATCCTCATCTGCCCCTTCACCTGGAGCTTCTACCGCCATCTCGAAGGCACCATCCCTAGAGGTTTCCCAGGAGGTTTTATCTCCAACCACTTTCAGAAGCGGTCCCAGGGGACCCGAAGCCCCCACCTCTTATTCAAACTCCTCGTCTCAGCAGGTGCAGTGTCCAGGGCAGGGGCAGTCATTTCCTGTGCCGCTCAATTATCAGCACAATTCAGGTCAGCTGCAGAATCCTTCATCCGGCGTGAATCCTCCATCAGGGTTTGCTTCCAGACCACTCCACCTTCAAAGAGAgagccctcttcctcctcttccctcTACAGCAGCATCCCAAATCAAGCCCCCTCCGACCACTCCAATTCCACCTTCTCACAAGCCGCCCCCTCACCTTTCTGCACCTCCACCCCATTTCCTGCAGATCCATCCCAATTTGCCTCCACCTCCTGCTCTAAAGCCTCTTGCTTCCTTGCCCTCACAGCACTTGCCTTGTTCCCAGCCTCCTCCGTTGCACATAATTCCACAAAATCACCCCGCTCAACCTTCAGTTCTGACTCAGTCACAGTGCcagcaggtcaaaggtcattccAGTGGTGCCCCTCCAACTGCATCGAGTTCTCAACCATTGCTCCCACAAAATCGTCCTGCTCCTGAGTCCACTGCTTCATTTCCTCTTTACACTTCTCCTGTCCCTGCCCATCAGCCTTCCACTTCCTCCTCAGCAAGCACTCCTGTTGGACAGGCTCATATTAAAGAGGAACCGATTGATGAGGAGGAAGAGTGTGATAGCCCACCTCCGCCTCGCAGGAGTCCCTCTCCAGTACCAACAGTGGTTGATATACCCAGTCATGCAAGTCAGTCAGCAAG ATTCATCAAACACCTCAGCCGAGGTTACAACTCTTGCTCTCGCACAGACCTGTACTTCACCCCACTGGCCTCCTCAAAACTGGCCAAAAAACGAGAGGAAGCTGCTGAAAGATCTAGAAGAGAAGCAGAGCTGAGCGCTCGACAGGGacgggaaagagaaagagaaagagagcgtgagagggagagagaaagagagcgggagCGAGAAAGGGAGAGAGACTCTGATAAAGCCTCT CGTGCGTCAAGCTCATCACACGATGGCCGAATAGGTGAACACCTGCTTGCTGCCCATGTGCAACCAGGCCGTCCATCATTCGAACCTCCAACCACTGTGGCTGCAGTCCCACCATATCTCGGCCCTGACACTCCAGCCCTCCGCACACTCAGCGAGTACGCCCGCCCCCACGTCATGTCACCCAGCAACCGCAACCATCCTTTCTTCATGCCGCTTGGGCCAGGTGAGCACCTTCTGGCTTATCACATGCCAGGGCTGTACGCAGCAGACCCAGCCCTTCGAGAGCGAGAGCTTCGTGAGCttcgagagagagagatccgAGAAAGAATGAAGCCTGGATTTGAGATAAAACCGCCAGAGCTTGAGAACCCACTTCATCCGTCGGCAAATCACATGGAGCATTTTGCCCGCCATGGTGCCCTGCCTCTGCCTCATGTGGCTGGGCCTCACCCCTTCGCTCAGTTCCACCCAGCCATGGACCGCAGCATAGCGGCACCCCCTCGGCCAGAAATCAGCTATGCTGAGCGTTTGACAGCTGAACGGCTTCATGCTGAAAGGATGGCCTCTGTTGCTGCTGGTGACCCTGTTGCACGGCTACAGATGCTCAACGTTACACCACACCACCACCAGCACTCACATATACACTCCCATCTTCATCTGCACCAACAGGACCTTCTCAACCAAG CCCAAGGGCCTCATCCTCTGGTGGACCCATTGGCTGCTGGCCCCCCTCTGGCACGATTCCCCTACCCACCTGGAGCCATCTCCAACCCCCTACTCA GAACACCATTCCCCAGAGAGTTACCAGGACCCCTGGCTCCGATGTCAGCTGCGCATCAGTTGCAGGCAATGCAGGCACAGTCAGCAGAGCTGCAGAGGCTGGCCCTGGAGCAGCAGTGGCTACATGGACATGCACACTTACATAGTGCTCCTCTCCCCAGCCAAGAAGACTACTACAG CCGTCTGAGGAAAGAGGGAGACAAGCAGTCCTGA